The following coding sequences lie in one Deltaproteobacteria bacterium genomic window:
- a CDS encoding DUF1592 domain-containing protein — MTRHALVASVLLSSGCYVGLDAGKASGGAGADDAADSGGSDGGVPASCEGRIHPGSAPLRRLTRFEYNNTVRDLLGDDTLPANAFPSEESGNGFGNDAAAQSVSSLLAEQYATVAEGVATRVIESPDRLAALAPCTTAIGEGSDAASESTCVRDLVASLLPRAWRRPVAADEIDELVALYQGVRGDATFPVGVAAVVEAVLQSPDFLYRVERGELDDDGNLRPTGHEMATRLSYLFWGTMPDEALFAAAEQGELSNPEGVLAHAERLLDDERSRPMVRFFFDNLLPLQGLSQLERDPVRYPAYTPQLGASMREEAHQLLAYEIFEGPGTWTDALTAPYTFVDATLAAFYGIEGVTGDAFQKVEQDGTQRLGLLTQAGMVAGTIHSNETNPVVRGSFIVQKLMCKAIPLPTGDVLDQVKPPDPYSGDTARDRFGKHSQDPVCAGCHRFMDPVGLALENYDAIGQWRDRENDVVIDARGELPGIEGTFDGPIELARAIAGAEATQTCFAHQWASFAYGRTLDDDDACTESHLADAFVASGSDIRQLLLDLTQTDAFLYLPRASEEDP; from the coding sequence ATGACGCGGCACGCACTCGTGGCGAGCGTACTGTTGTCGAGCGGCTGCTATGTCGGACTCGACGCGGGCAAGGCCAGCGGCGGCGCCGGAGCCGACGACGCGGCCGACTCCGGCGGTAGCGACGGCGGGGTCCCGGCCAGCTGCGAGGGCAGGATCCACCCCGGCAGCGCACCGCTGCGACGGCTGACCCGATTCGAGTACAACAACACCGTCCGCGATCTGCTCGGCGACGACACGCTGCCGGCCAACGCGTTCCCCAGCGAGGAGAGCGGCAACGGCTTCGGCAACGACGCCGCCGCGCAGTCGGTCTCGAGCCTGCTCGCAGAGCAGTACGCGACCGTGGCCGAGGGTGTGGCGACGCGCGTGATCGAGAGCCCCGATCGTCTCGCCGCGCTGGCACCGTGCACCACCGCGATCGGCGAGGGCAGCGACGCTGCGAGCGAGTCCACCTGCGTGCGCGACCTGGTCGCGTCGCTGCTGCCGCGGGCGTGGCGACGACCGGTCGCGGCCGACGAGATCGACGAGCTCGTGGCGCTGTATCAGGGCGTGCGCGGCGACGCCACGTTTCCGGTCGGCGTCGCCGCGGTGGTCGAGGCGGTGCTGCAGTCGCCCGATTTCCTCTACCGCGTCGAGCGCGGTGAGCTCGACGACGACGGCAACCTGCGACCGACCGGCCACGAGATGGCGACGCGCCTGTCGTACCTCTTCTGGGGCACGATGCCCGACGAAGCGTTGTTCGCGGCCGCCGAGCAGGGCGAGCTGTCGAACCCCGAGGGCGTGCTGGCCCATGCCGAGCGCCTGCTCGACGACGAGCGCTCGCGACCGATGGTGCGCTTCTTCTTCGACAACCTGCTGCCCCTGCAGGGGCTGTCGCAGCTCGAGCGCGACCCCGTGCGGTATCCCGCCTACACCCCGCAGCTCGGCGCGAGCATGCGCGAGGAGGCCCATCAGCTGCTCGCCTACGAGATCTTCGAGGGGCCCGGCACGTGGACCGACGCGCTGACCGCCCCATACACCTTCGTCGATGCGACGCTCGCGGCGTTCTACGGCATCGAGGGTGTCACCGGCGACGCCTTCCAGAAGGTCGAGCAGGACGGCACGCAGCGGCTGGGCCTGCTGACGCAGGCGGGCATGGTCGCCGGCACCATCCACTCCAACGAGACCAACCCCGTCGTGCGCGGCTCGTTCATCGTGCAGAAGCTGATGTGCAAGGCCATCCCGTTGCCGACCGGCGACGTGCTCGATCAGGTCAAGCCACCCGATCCCTACTCCGGCGACACCGCGCGCGATCGCTTCGGCAAGCACAGCCAGGATCCGGTGTGCGCCGGCTGCCATCGCTTCATGGATCCCGTCGGCCTCGCGCTCGAGAACTACGACGCGATCGGGCAGTGGCGCGATCGCGAGAACGACGTGGTGATCGACGCCCGCGGCGAGCTGCCCGGCATCGAAGGCACGTTCGACGGTCCCATCGAGCTGGCGCGGGCGATCGCCGGCGCAGAGGCGACGCAGACCTGCTTCGCCCACCAGTGGGCCAGCTTCGCGTACGGCCGCACGCTGGACGACGACGACGCCTGCACCGAGAGCCACCTCGCCGACGCGTTCGTCGCGTCCGGCAGCGACATCCGCCAGCTGTTGCTCGACCTCACCCAGACCGACGCGTTCCTCTATCTCCCCCGCGCGTCCGAGGAGGACCCATGA
- a CDS encoding aldo/keto reductase: MEYRTLGKSGLRVSTLCLGTMTFGEADASSFMHNVGCDEDTATTIMNRALDGGVNFFDTADVYGQDGLTERVIGRWFERDKRRDEVVLATKFRFRMGRGANGSGASRYRIMRACEDSLRRLKTDRIDLYQVHMQDVETPEQETLRALDDLVTQGKVLYVGASNYAAYRLADSVWTSRTQGLVGFISLQAQYSLIAREIEREHVPLCREHGVGILPWSPLAAGLLSGKYRGSQRPPAGSRLDQWKDRWGRLDNDRSWRIVDAIVMIAAEIGATPAQVALAWLLRKPAVTSVVFGARSLAQLDDNLEAAAVSLPDEMVRKLDEVSAFDLGYPYDFMARIQGRW; this comes from the coding sequence ATGGAATACCGCACGCTGGGCAAGAGCGGTCTGCGGGTGTCGACGCTGTGTCTCGGCACCATGACCTTCGGCGAAGCCGACGCATCATCGTTCATGCACAACGTCGGGTGCGACGAGGACACCGCGACGACGATCATGAATCGCGCGCTCGACGGCGGCGTGAACTTCTTCGACACCGCCGACGTGTATGGCCAAGACGGCCTGACCGAGCGCGTGATCGGCCGGTGGTTCGAGCGCGACAAGCGGCGCGACGAGGTCGTGCTTGCGACCAAGTTTCGCTTTCGCATGGGCCGCGGCGCCAACGGCTCGGGCGCATCGCGCTACCGCATCATGCGGGCCTGCGAAGATAGCCTGCGACGGCTCAAGACCGACCGCATCGATCTCTATCAAGTGCACATGCAGGACGTCGAGACGCCCGAGCAGGAGACCCTGCGCGCGCTCGACGATCTCGTGACGCAGGGCAAGGTGCTCTACGTCGGTGCCAGCAACTACGCCGCGTATCGACTCGCCGACAGCGTGTGGACCAGCCGCACCCAGGGACTGGTGGGGTTCATCTCGCTGCAGGCGCAGTACAGCCTGATCGCCCGCGAGATCGAGCGCGAGCACGTGCCGCTGTGTCGCGAGCACGGCGTCGGCATCCTGCCGTGGTCGCCGCTCGCCGCGGGTCTGCTGTCGGGCAAGTACCGCGGCAGCCAGCGACCGCCGGCGGGCAGCCGCCTCGATCAGTGGAAGGACCGCTGGGGTCGCCTCGACAACGACCGCAGCTGGCGGATCGTCGACGCGATCGTGATGATCGCGGCCGAGATCGGCGCGACCCCGGCCCAGGTCGCGCTCGCGTGGCTGCTGCGCAAGCCGGCGGTGACCTCGGTGGTGTTCGGCGCGCGCTCGCTCGCGCAGCTCGACGACAACCTCGAGGCGGCGGCCGTGAGCCTGCCCGACGAGATGGTCCGCAAGCTCGACGAGGTGTCGGCGTTCGACCTCGGCTACCCGTACGACTTCATGGCGCGCATCCAGGGCCGCTGGTAG
- the feoB gene encoding ferrous iron transport protein B — MSVSSVETPPRRIALFGNPNVGKTSLFNELTLARHRVGNYAGVTVDRLEGTIAPKFGAGRPLTLLDLPGCYSLTATAQDEAVAQRELSDPTLGGVVVVVDATNLARNLYLALQVAELGVPMVIALNMSDTAAQLGLPVDADALAKVLDVPVVATSGRSGAGCDALVRAIAALPQRRTPRLAPLDASGQTALAGLRTLGGDDARSRWLLCTGAAGTAAEFGATADELERLARLSSAGRCGGARELIAARYAEVDRVLVAALGAHDSTPKTAAVAPAMARSARIDRVLTHRVFGLAVFGLVMATIFTAVFTWAAPLMDGIEAVIGWCSGQLAALLGPGLLTELLTDGVLAGAGNVLVFVPQIAMLFLFLGALEDSGYLARAAFLMDRLMSRLGLHGRAFIPLLSAYACAVPSILGTRAITSFKDRLVTILMIPYVSCSARLPIYSLVIGALFVTDDREGGNLERAGIMLGMYALSTVSALGVGFLYKRTLLRSPTPPLVLELPPYRMPRLRNTFLVVYDRTMDFVRNAGTVIVGLTIVLWALLSFPREETGAGSAGATEISRSYGGRAAQTLEPALEPIGQDWRMGVGIIASFAAREVLVGTLGVVYGMESEDDEPVGLREAIRDDRDPETGEPVHTPLSGLALMVFFVYACQCMSTLAVVRRETQSWRWPAFMFFSMTAFAYLAALLVYQGGRALGFG; from the coding sequence ATGAGCGTGTCGTCGGTCGAGACACCGCCGCGGCGCATCGCGCTGTTCGGCAACCCCAACGTCGGCAAGACCAGCCTCTTCAACGAGCTCACGCTGGCGCGGCATCGCGTGGGCAACTACGCCGGCGTCACGGTCGATCGGCTCGAGGGCACCATCGCGCCCAAGTTCGGCGCCGGTCGGCCACTGACGTTGCTCGATCTGCCCGGCTGCTACAGCCTCACCGCGACGGCGCAGGACGAGGCGGTCGCGCAGCGCGAGCTGTCCGATCCCACCCTGGGTGGCGTGGTGGTGGTGGTCGACGCGACCAACCTGGCGCGCAACCTCTACCTCGCGCTGCAGGTGGCGGAGCTGGGCGTGCCGATGGTGATCGCGCTCAACATGAGCGACACCGCGGCCCAGCTGGGATTGCCGGTCGATGCCGATGCGCTCGCGAAGGTGCTCGACGTGCCCGTGGTCGCGACCTCGGGTCGCAGTGGTGCCGGCTGCGATGCGCTCGTGCGGGCGATCGCCGCGCTGCCGCAGCGCCGCACGCCCCGGCTCGCGCCGCTCGATGCCAGCGGGCAGACCGCGCTCGCCGGCCTGCGCACGCTCGGAGGCGACGACGCGCGTTCGCGGTGGCTGCTCTGCACCGGTGCGGCCGGCACCGCGGCCGAGTTCGGCGCCACCGCCGACGAGCTCGAGCGGCTCGCGCGGCTGTCGAGCGCCGGCCGCTGCGGTGGCGCCCGCGAGCTGATCGCCGCCCGCTACGCCGAGGTCGATCGCGTGTTGGTGGCGGCACTCGGAGCCCACGACTCGACGCCGAAGACCGCCGCGGTCGCGCCGGCCATGGCTCGCTCGGCTCGCATCGATCGCGTGCTCACGCACCGCGTGTTCGGGCTCGCGGTGTTCGGCCTGGTGATGGCGACGATCTTCACCGCGGTGTTCACCTGGGCTGCGCCGCTCATGGACGGCATCGAGGCGGTGATCGGCTGGTGCTCCGGTCAGCTGGCGGCGCTGCTCGGACCGGGCCTGCTGACCGAGCTGCTGACCGACGGCGTGCTCGCCGGGGCCGGCAACGTGCTGGTGTTCGTGCCGCAGATTGCGATGTTGTTCCTGTTCCTCGGCGCGCTCGAGGACAGCGGCTACCTCGCTCGTGCCGCGTTCTTGATGGATCGCCTGATGTCGCGGCTGGGCCTGCATGGGCGTGCGTTCATCCCGTTGCTGTCGGCCTATGCGTGCGCGGTGCCCTCGATCCTCGGCACCCGGGCGATCACCAGCTTCAAGGATCGGCTGGTGACGATCCTGATGATCCCGTACGTGAGCTGCTCGGCGCGACTGCCGATCTACAGCCTCGTCATCGGTGCGTTGTTCGTCACCGATGATCGCGAGGGCGGCAACCTCGAGCGCGCCGGCATCATGCTCGGCATGTACGCGCTCTCGACCGTGTCGGCGCTCGGGGTCGGCTTCCTCTACAAGCGCACCTTGCTGCGTAGCCCCACGCCGCCGTTGGTGCTGGAGCTGCCGCCGTATCGCATGCCGAGGCTGCGCAACACCTTCTTGGTGGTCTACGACCGCACGATGGACTTCGTGCGCAACGCCGGCACCGTCATCGTCGGGCTGACGATCGTGCTGTGGGCGCTGCTCAGCTTCCCGCGCGAAGAGACCGGCGCGGGCTCGGCCGGCGCGACCGAGATCTCGCGCAGCTACGGCGGGCGCGCGGCGCAGACGCTCGAGCCCGCGCTCGAGCCGATCGGACAGGACTGGCGCATGGGCGTGGGCATCATCGCGAGCTTTGCGGCGCGCGAGGTGCTGGTCGGCACGCTCGGCGTCGTCTACGGCATGGAGTCCGAGGACGACGAGCCGGTCGGTCTGCGCGAGGCGATCCGCGACGATCGCGACCCCGAGACCGGCGAGCCGGTCCACACGCCGCTGTCCGGCCTCGCGCTGATGGTGTTCTTCGTCTACGCGTGCCAGTGCATGTCGACGCTCGCGGTCGTGCGTCGCGAGACGCAGTCGTGGCGCTGGCCGGCGTTCATGTTCTTCAGCATGACCGCGTTCGCGTACCTCGCCGCGCTCCTGGTGTACCAGGGCGGTCGCGCGCTAGGTTTCGGCTGA
- a CDS encoding ferrous iron transport protein A: protein MSTRALDQLAVGETATVDSVEGDGAVAIRLQEMGFTAGTKVALVKTAPLGDPLEFTLRGFHISLRRAEAARVRVA from the coding sequence TTGAGCACGCGCGCGCTCGATCAGCTCGCCGTCGGCGAGACCGCCACCGTCGACAGCGTCGAAGGCGATGGCGCCGTCGCGATCCGCCTGCAAGAGATGGGCTTCACGGCCGGCACCAAGGTCGCGCTGGTCAAGACGGCGCCGCTGGGCGATCCACTCGAGTTCACCCTGCGTGGCTTCCACATCTCGCTCCGTCGCGCCGAGGCTGCGCGGGTCCGCGTCGCATGA
- a CDS encoding protein kinase: protein MLAIDTIDAFDPEPDAEVTQHAATTSSGDAELPTLALPISPPPTSQTVIAPAPTAAAAGELELDDDPALRSQPTVVVLSAVPTPARPQRPASPPAHVGRYTLLHRIGMGEHGAVYAAEDRESHRRVALRLLAVAPPMAGADPPWQFAARSLAQLQHDNVVQVFESGTQEGQPYIATELCEGLTLAQWMRAAARGWRDIVDVFVAAARGLAAAHRVGVAHGAFRPSNVMVDAHGHVKVGDFGLGTNNPFHDEARTVVRGNPLAADEETVPIGERTQIYAAPEQYEGVSDARVDQFALCAALFEALFQRPPFDAPDPDGLRKRVLAGIPPDIPLRSRVPDWLAAIVLRGLLRDPERRHPSMDAWLEAIEGAKRRRRRLGQAALAGGAMSIVGAIAIAIVRARPEGPCAGEEPTAAQVWDDDSRGRVAQVAESSPWGATIWRSSAAMVDREVARWEQLHAAACEGDESGGAARLSCLSQWRDELAAFAGAWRGLTSTEVPLLLESALALGSPARCLDRDGEIEVATPQLVAIEERLAHARAQSSLGQLERAGLAVATALQSAESNGARAQQGQAELIRARILRAHRQLGDAELALARALQAGLGADDAGLVLRASVQAADLASEQAQVERARQHLAVARGALERVPHDLWGEIEVAYQEGVVALAATQWQDAMRSFSTVQNRLREAEATDDLRLVLAASGAARARGELGDLDGALADAVTAVSLAEELTGAAHPLVARLRLELASAQAHAGRFAEADATLEVVLASRTLLDAPKGELAAHTWLLRGRVAWSTGRLDRAAADLEHAVESGRAALGERDPAVAEAWAQLARVRKDQGLWPQAELAATAAVAVIDPAANPEAFAHARIVLADVMWAREQHEAADASVAETQRVLESAAAAPAVTSMLSAWRVAHPVVIITP from the coding sequence ATGCTCGCGATCGATACGATCGACGCGTTCGATCCCGAGCCCGACGCCGAGGTCACCCAGCACGCCGCGACGACGTCCTCGGGGGACGCCGAGCTGCCGACGCTCGCGCTGCCGATATCGCCGCCGCCCACCTCACAGACCGTGATTGCGCCCGCACCGACGGCGGCGGCCGCCGGCGAGCTCGAGCTCGATGACGATCCCGCGCTGCGCTCGCAGCCGACGGTGGTGGTGCTCTCGGCCGTGCCCACGCCGGCGCGCCCGCAGCGACCCGCGTCGCCGCCCGCCCATGTGGGCCGCTACACGCTGCTGCATCGCATCGGTATGGGGGAGCACGGCGCGGTCTATGCCGCCGAGGATCGCGAGTCCCACCGGCGTGTCGCGCTTCGGCTGCTCGCGGTCGCGCCACCCATGGCGGGTGCCGATCCGCCATGGCAGTTCGCCGCGCGCTCGCTCGCGCAGCTACAGCACGACAACGTCGTGCAAGTCTTCGAGTCCGGCACCCAGGAAGGGCAGCCCTACATCGCGACCGAGCTGTGCGAGGGCCTCACGCTGGCGCAGTGGATGCGCGCCGCCGCTCGTGGCTGGCGCGACATCGTCGACGTGTTCGTGGCGGCGGCGCGCGGGCTCGCGGCCGCGCATCGCGTTGGCGTCGCACACGGGGCGTTTCGCCCGTCGAACGTCATGGTCGACGCACACGGCCACGTCAAGGTCGGTGACTTCGGCCTCGGCACCAACAACCCCTTCCACGACGAGGCGCGCACGGTCGTCCGCGGCAACCCGCTGGCGGCGGACGAGGAGACGGTGCCGATCGGCGAGCGCACGCAGATCTACGCGGCACCCGAGCAGTACGAGGGCGTGAGCGATGCCCGGGTCGATCAGTTCGCCCTGTGTGCGGCGCTGTTCGAGGCCCTGTTCCAGCGGCCGCCCTTCGATGCGCCCGACCCCGATGGTCTGCGCAAGCGCGTGCTGGCCGGCATTCCGCCCGACATCCCGCTGCGTTCCCGCGTGCCCGACTGGCTCGCGGCCATCGTGTTGCGCGGCCTGCTTCGCGATCCCGAGCGGCGCCATCCGAGCATGGACGCGTGGCTCGAAGCCATCGAGGGTGCGAAGCGCCGTCGCCGACGACTCGGGCAGGCGGCGCTCGCCGGTGGCGCGATGTCGATCGTGGGCGCGATCGCCATCGCGATCGTCCGCGCGCGACCCGAGGGTCCCTGCGCGGGCGAGGAGCCCACCGCGGCGCAGGTCTGGGACGACGACTCCCGCGGTCGCGTGGCTCAGGTGGCCGAGTCATCGCCGTGGGGCGCGACCATCTGGCGCAGCAGCGCCGCGATGGTCGATCGCGAGGTCGCGCGCTGGGAGCAGCTGCATGCCGCGGCGTGTGAGGGCGACGAGAGCGGCGGCGCCGCGAGGCTGTCATGTCTGTCGCAATGGCGCGACGAGCTCGCGGCGTTCGCCGGCGCGTGGCGGGGGCTCACCTCCACCGAGGTGCCGTTGTTGCTCGAGAGCGCACTCGCGCTCGGCTCACCCGCGCGCTGCCTCGACCGCGACGGCGAGATCGAAGTGGCGACGCCGCAGCTGGTGGCGATCGAGGAGCGCCTGGCGCACGCGCGAGCGCAGTCGAGCCTGGGTCAGCTCGAGCGCGCCGGCCTCGCGGTCGCGACCGCGCTGCAGTCGGCCGAGTCCAACGGTGCGCGGGCGCAGCAGGGACAGGCCGAGCTGATCCGTGCCCGGATCCTCCGCGCCCACCGTCAGCTCGGCGATGCCGAGCTCGCACTCGCGCGCGCGCTGCAGGCGGGGCTCGGCGCCGACGATGCGGGGTTGGTGCTGCGGGCGTCGGTGCAGGCGGCCGATCTCGCCAGCGAGCAGGCCCAGGTCGAGCGCGCGCGTCAACACCTCGCGGTCGCACGTGGTGCGCTCGAGCGGGTCCCCCACGACCTGTGGGGTGAGATCGAGGTCGCGTACCAGGAAGGTGTGGTCGCGTTGGCGGCGACGCAGTGGCAGGACGCGATGCGGTCGTTCTCGACGGTGCAGAATCGGCTGCGCGAGGCCGAGGCGACCGACGATCTGCGGCTGGTGCTGGCGGCCTCGGGCGCCGCACGGGCGCGCGGCGAGCTCGGCGATCTCGATGGTGCGCTCGCGGACGCCGTCACGGCGGTGTCGTTGGCGGAGGAACTCACGGGCGCGGCGCATCCGTTGGTGGCGCGTCTGCGGCTCGAGCTCGCGAGCGCACAGGCCCACGCGGGCCGCTTCGCCGAGGCCGACGCGACGCTCGAGGTCGTGCTCGCGTCGCGAACACTGCTGGACGCGCCCAAGGGCGAGCTCGCCGCGCATACCTGGCTGCTGCGAGGCCGGGTCGCGTGGTCGACGGGGCGGCTCGACCGTGCGGCCGCGGATCTCGAGCACGCGGTGGAGAGCGGCCGCGCGGCGCTCGGCGAGCGTGATCCCGCGGTCGCCGAGGCATGGGCCCAGCTGGCGCGCGTGCGCAAGGATCAGGGATTGTGGCCGCAGGCCGAGCTCGCCGCGACCGCGGCCGTCGCCGTGATCGACCCCGCCGCGAACCCCGAGGCGTTCGCACACGCCCGCATCGTACTCGCCGACGTGATGTGGGCTCGCGAGCAACACGAAGCCGCCGACGCGTCGGTCGCCGAGACGCAGCGGGTGCTCGAGTCGGCTGCCGCGGCGCCCGCGGTGACCTCGATGCTGAGCGCGTGGCGGGTCGCCCACCCCGTCGTGATCATCACGCCGTAG
- a CDS encoding RNA polymerase sigma factor: MSRALPEIETALVVSATAGDSASVTAVVRALQGPVFAVAQRMLGDAGDAEDATQESLIRIVTRLGQFRGEARFTTWALRIAVRRILDFREHRAARASYSFDEFSADLADGADHEAPERIEDALLHRQIKIACTRAMLHCLDGDHRIAFVLGDVLELSSVDAAEVLEIEAATHRKRLSRARAAMQEFLGRNCGVYDAVAPCRCHARLGRALALGRVDPNALEAKHGDLVQLRRHISTFEQMRRVAAFFQADPELEHRRDFVVVVREMLTTLDTDHLEDPP; encoded by the coding sequence ATGTCACGAGCCCTGCCCGAGATCGAGACCGCGCTCGTCGTCAGCGCAACCGCCGGCGACTCCGCGTCGGTGACCGCCGTCGTCCGTGCGTTGCAGGGGCCCGTCTTTGCGGTCGCCCAGCGCATGCTGGGTGATGCAGGCGATGCCGAGGACGCCACGCAGGAATCGCTGATCCGCATCGTCACGCGGCTGGGGCAGTTCCGCGGCGAGGCCCGCTTTACAACCTGGGCCCTGCGCATCGCGGTGCGGCGGATCCTCGACTTCCGCGAGCACCGGGCCGCGCGCGCCAGCTACAGCTTCGACGAGTTCAGCGCCGACCTCGCCGACGGTGCCGATCACGAGGCACCCGAGCGCATCGAAGACGCACTGCTGCACCGACAGATCAAGATCGCCTGCACCCGCGCGATGCTGCACTGTCTCGACGGCGATCATCGCATTGCCTTCGTGCTCGGGGACGTGCTCGAGCTGTCGTCGGTCGACGCGGCGGAGGTGCTCGAGATCGAGGCTGCCACCCATCGCAAGCGGCTGAGCCGCGCGCGCGCGGCGATGCAGGAGTTCCTCGGCCGCAACTGCGGGGTCTACGACGCCGTCGCGCCCTGCCGCTGCCACGCGCGTCTCGGCCGCGCGCTCGCACTCGGCCGGGTCGATCCCAACGCCCTCGAAGCCAAGCACGGCGACCTCGTGCAGCTGCGACGTCACATCTCGACGTTCGAGCAGATGCGCCGCGTCGCCGCGTTCTTCCAAGCCGATCCCGAACTCGAGCACCGCCGCGACTTCGTGGTGGTCGTTCGCGAAATGCTCACGACCCTCGACACCGACCATCTGGAGGACCCGCCATGA
- a CDS encoding haloalkane dehalogenase has translation MTQPTPASPAFPFTKKHIDVLGASMAYLDEGSGDPILFLHGNPTSSYLWRNIIPHVSGLGRCIAPDLIGMGDSEKIDSEYRFVDHARYLDAFIDALDLDRVTLVLHDWGSALGFAWAMRHPERVRAIAFMEAILMPLPSWDVFPPPQRDLFVAICTPGVGEDLVLERNVFVEQILPGSVLAGLAPEAMAAYRKPFPDPASRRPTLAWPRQIPVAGKPPEVVAIVNEYREALMRSEIPKLLFAATPGAIGTPDAIAWCRANLPELEVIELGAGVHYLQEDHPDAIGRGLAAFVRRHR, from the coding sequence ATGACCCAGCCCACCCCCGCCTCACCGGCTTTTCCGTTCACCAAGAAGCACATCGACGTGCTCGGCGCGTCGATGGCCTACCTCGACGAAGGCAGTGGCGATCCGATCCTGTTCCTACACGGCAACCCGACCTCGTCGTATCTGTGGCGCAACATCATCCCGCATGTGTCGGGCCTGGGCCGCTGCATCGCGCCGGATCTCATCGGCATGGGCGACTCCGAGAAGATCGATTCGGAGTACCGCTTCGTCGATCACGCCCGCTACCTCGACGCATTCATCGACGCGCTCGACCTCGATCGCGTGACGCTGGTGCTGCACGACTGGGGCTCCGCGCTCGGCTTCGCATGGGCGATGCGCCACCCCGAGCGCGTGCGTGCGATCGCCTTCATGGAGGCGATCTTGATGCCGCTGCCGAGCTGGGACGTGTTCCCGCCGCCGCAGCGCGATCTGTTCGTCGCGATCTGCACGCCCGGCGTGGGAGAAGACCTCGTGCTCGAGCGCAACGTGTTCGTCGAGCAGATCTTGCCGGGGTCGGTGCTCGCAGGCCTCGCGCCCGAGGCCATGGCGGCCTACCGCAAGCCGTTCCCCGACCCCGCGTCGCGCCGACCGACGCTCGCGTGGCCGCGGCAGATCCCGGTCGCCGGGAAGCCACCCGAGGTCGTCGCGATCGTGAACGAGTACCGCGAGGCACTGATGCGCTCGGAGATCCCCAAGCTGCTGTTCGCGGCCACGCCCGGCGCGATCGGCACCCCCGACGCGATCGCGTGGTGTCGCGCCAACCTGCCGGAGCTCGAGGTCATCGAGCTCGGCGCCGGGGTGCACTACCTGCAGGAGGATCACCCCGACGCGATCGGCCGCGGCTTGGCTGCATTCGTTCGACGCCACCGCTGA
- a CDS encoding DUF1552 domain-containing protein yields the protein MLRGAGSIAIALPWLELMGEGRVARAATAAKRFISVYTPGGAVIDDGNGENRWRPTGSETDFTLSPILTPLAPIQHKLLVVDGLAMASAQGEQHQAGIIAWLTGTTQQGGGYGAGPSIDQVIANRVSTNNPMKSLQIAVRWGTGKSHGLLHPINCVNFEDNGTYSPIPPRLDPQSIFDQLFGSLDPTDSADFQAKLARKKSILDYVDRRFESVSPSLGAADKQKLEQHLDKIRELEQSLDDVVMPTAICKLPDEVDTSDYNPTTGLDSADDGSIADVNTDEAIPKVGKFMMDMLVMALACDITSVASLQWSDTEAKHTFPWLGLDQHHHFYQHDGGFRPVECEQIYTWYAEQHAYLLQQLDAVDLGGTTLLDESVVFFGTELAQPPSHDKSNMPFLLAGGGGGLRGGRFLRNEGLADPSHNNLLVAILNLFGDERTSFGDPAFCSGPYAGLT from the coding sequence GTGCTCCGCGGTGCCGGCAGCATCGCGATCGCGCTGCCATGGCTCGAGCTGATGGGCGAAGGCCGCGTCGCGCGGGCTGCCACCGCGGCCAAGCGCTTCATCTCCGTCTACACCCCGGGCGGCGCCGTGATCGACGACGGCAACGGCGAGAACCGCTGGCGCCCGACCGGCAGCGAGACCGACTTCACGCTGTCACCGATCCTCACCCCGCTCGCGCCGATCCAGCACAAGCTGCTCGTGGTCGACGGCCTCGCGATGGCGAGCGCGCAGGGTGAGCAACACCAGGCCGGCATCATCGCGTGGCTCACCGGCACGACCCAGCAAGGCGGTGGCTACGGCGCTGGCCCCTCGATCGATCAGGTGATCGCCAACCGCGTGTCGACCAACAACCCCATGAAGAGCCTGCAGATCGCGGTTCGTTGGGGCACCGGCAAGTCGCACGGGCTGCTGCACCCCATCAACTGCGTGAACTTCGAGGACAACGGCACCTACTCGCCGATCCCCCCGCGGCTCGACCCACAGTCCATCTTCGACCAGCTGTTCGGTAGCCTCGACCCCACCGACTCGGCCGACTTCCAGGCCAAGCTCGCGCGCAAGAAGTCGATCCTCGACTACGTCGATCGCCGCTTCGAGTCGGTCTCGCCCAGCCTCGGCGCAGCCGACAAGCAGAAGCTCGAGCAACACCTCGACAAGATCCGCGAGCTCGAGCAGTCACTCGACGACGTGGTGATGCCGACGGCGATCTGCAAGCTACCCGACGAGGTCGACACCTCCGACTACAATCCGACCACCGGGCTCGACTCGGCCGACGACGGCTCGATCGCAGACGTGAACACCGACGAGGCCATCCCCAAGGTCGGCAAGTTCATGATGGACATGCTGGTGATGGCGCTGGCCTGCGACATCACCTCGGTGGCGTCGCTGCAGTGGAGCGACACCGAGGCCAAGCACACCTTCCCGTGGCTCGGGCTCGACCAGCACCACCACTTCTACCAACACGACGGCGGCTTCCGTCCGGTGGAGTGCGAGCAGATCTACACCTGGTACGCCGAGCAGCACGCATACCTGCTGCAGCAGCTCGACGCCGTCGATCTCGGCGGCACCACGCTGCTCGACGAGAGCGTGGTGTTCTTCGGCACCGAGCTCGCGCAGCCGCCATCCCACGACAAGAGCAACATGCCGTTCCTGCTCGCGGGCGGCGGCGGCGGTCTGCGTGGTGGCCGTTTCCTGCGCAACGAGGGCCTCGCCGACCCCTCGCACAACAACCTGCTGGTCGCGATCCTCAACCTCTTCGGCGACGAACGCACGAGCTTCGGCGATCCCGCCTTCTGCAGCGGCCCCTACGCGGGCCTCACCTGA